DNA sequence from the Antennarius striatus isolate MH-2024 chromosome 3, ASM4005453v1, whole genome shotgun sequence genome:
GGTTGACCACATGACCCTGGGACTCTCTCTCTATTGGCCTGAGCTGCAGCCTCATCCATTCTGTGGAAACaggttaatttcttttttttaaatttccacttTGAACTCCAGCAAACATGTATTCACCTGTATGTTTAGGTCACACATTCAAAGCCATTGGTGGAAAGTAATGCATAACATTATTAAATGGAACATTGATCGTGATTGAACAGCATCATGCCAAGAACACAAGATGCTCTGTGTTTGCTTACAAAGCCTGACATGTTACCTGTTGCTTGGTTggtgcattttgtttttgtgaatgaaaCTGCAATCAAAGCAGctccataataaaataaagatgttgCGTTGACACCTctgagttttttttataatatcaAAAAACCTTTAACTGACCCGTCAAATCTTGGTCTCTTTGTCTCCATCTCTCATAAACGTCAGTCCAGTCCTGTGtgtcctctctcttcttctgtggtggtgGAGCTAGAACATGGCCAGCTGTCAGAAATTCCTGTTCCAAAATCCTGCTCACTTCCTGAAGACCTCTGACACAGAAAAGACAGCATGGACTGAATGCATGAGAGGAGATGAGCAGCAATTACAGCAGTGGGAGTGTCAGATGTGTTACAGGTAACCGAACCCGCATCACGACTGTCTGCAACAATACACGCCCATTAAGGAATTTAAAACCTCCCATTAAACCACACCTAAACCCAGATTACATAGAAACCAACCTACATATCACAGTGGCTATTTATTCCAGTCAAATCCCAAGTCTGGTGACTGGTTTAAAACTGTTAAACAATTTGACAATTTCACACAAATCGttatccaataaaaaaaaaacacactattcctgttttcatctaatttttttttttttttggggggggtgttgttgttAGGAATAATATTgcatatgaataaataataatctgtgTACGTTGTTCATCAGTCACACAGGAACAACTGGATTATTTGTTTATAACTAACAGATGTTTTAAATTATCTGTTAAAGttaatttataaaaatgaacaagaaCCAGGTAAACCAGTAACAGTTTATATTAATAACCAGTATTCAGCCATTATATCCAGTTCAACAGTATCTCTGGTCAACgtgtttttttataattaataaaaacacgTTGTTTACAATTATATGTGAGCCGAAATAAAGACCGACGTGTATTTATTCTCACCACGTTGTAATGGATTTAAAATTCGGGACTGTTTTCCGCTGCTCGCCACATGAAATTTAAACTAACAGTTTTTTCATGGGGATCTCTGAGCCATCCGAATGGAGCTGACGCTGGCATGACCGTGTGGCTTCCCCGGACGAACAGTCATGATCTGATGGCTTCAACTCGATGGGGATTTATTGGGGCtattaatgaaaaaacaaaaatacaaaaatgtactCTGATTGCTTTTCAGTGTAACTCTACTTACCGGTCAAACAAGCTAAACGCTAAAGCTAGCCGAGCCGCTTGTAAACACTGAAGGGACGAGCTGGGTGTAGCTGAACTGCTGTCTCCCCCTGCCGGAGCGGAGGAAGAACAGCAGCCACCTGGGGAACATCCGGTATGGAGATGGGTCgataaatactttattgataGGAGTATAGAGAAATGACGCGACTATTGGTTGTTCGTTACGTATAAAGCTGAATATTGTtaactatttttatttactatctTGTATTCTACTGGAGCTTCCTGTTCTGTAACTGTAAAATCACCCAACAAATGTGTTGAGTTGGGTTTTATTGGGCCAGAGAAATAATTACCACATTGTATTAAAAAACGGATATTTCTACTTAACTACTACCACCTTGGAAAAATAATTCCACAGACCATTAATCTCTAAATACATTACCAAAAAGTTTTTATGAAGAACTAGTGATGTGGACAGAGCTTTAATTAGATATTACTTAGATTTACTTATTTCTTGCTAGTGTTGAAAACATTAATGCCGGCCTCAGGTTCTCTGAGTCATTCATTTACTCCTGAGAATGATGATCTGTGTATTAGTTAAGCATTAATGTGTGCATATCAGCACACCTGTACTATAAAATATTACTAAAACATTATAAGATAAACATttgaatagaacagaatagaatagaatagaataatgTTATCATACACAAGTGtattacacttttttaaagATGTCACTACAAACTGCATTaagttttgtttcatgttttacagGCTAgctaattaatttaaaaaaattacttttatttactaATAAGTCCCCCCATGACAGTTTTACACAGGTAAATCAAAAGTAAATCACTTTTGAATGACATCGTAATATGTAGTTGTTAATTAATTCTACGTAAAACAGAAATTATGGCTATTGATTCactgaattaaataatttttgctGAGAACCTCTGGAGGAATGAATCCCATGACCGGATCCCATCCTGGGGGCAGCCGATTTCAATTAGGAATAAATATCAACGTAAGCcaaactaaattaaaatcaGGACAACCGACTGCTGTTTCATGCTAAATAATTATGAGCACATTAGATTTTAATAACTATGAGCACATTAGAGACACTCTGTATCTTTTCATCTTTGTGAATGAAACTGTGATCGAAGCGCCATGAGAAAGAAGGATGTCGTCTGTAATAAACTCTGTGGCCTGTAGAGTTTTAAAAGACTAACCAGGAACAGGATAATACCCGTTAGACACatctgttgtttacctgtgccttaaataaataaatgaataaatgactgTGGTGTGTTTACAGGCTTCAGGGGAGAGCGATGATTGGTTGACGAGGTCTGGAAGTCATTTCCTGGTTGGAGTGAATCTGCTGGTATTTCCTGGATTTGCTgagcagacagaaaaagaggaaCAATGTTCCATGACTTAGAGTGAAGAAACACACTCTGTTCCTTCAGGTGTGTTGAGATGCGTGTGGAGGCACCAGTCTGCAGTACACACTTTGTATTAGATCATATTAGAATGGTTTTAAATGAGCGAAACCACTCTGGGGAGCGTGGGCTTTCTGGGGTTACTACAGAAATGTtaaccaagaagaagaaaaatggggaaaattcattttattgttaGCATAagtttcaaatgaaaaatgtatctCCATTCTGGGCAAAAGGCTGAAATCTgcaaatatgtaaatgaaaaataagcaaaacatGGATGTAAAACGAACTCTAGAAGTTTGTGGAAAAACGAAACTGAATccaacaaacactgaaaactgaAATAAGAAATCTTCTCACAAATGTGATGCGCTGCGCTTGTCTGTTACTGATTTGAGTGTCTTCATATAAAATCTGCTTTTCATTGTGGTTGGAAAAAGTTTCCTCTTACACAACGTGCTCAAAACTATGTGGACGGATGAGCATGTCTCAGAAAGAATGGTCTGAATATGGTTTCCTGTCTGATGCGGAAAACATTTGGATAAAGAGTGAAACcgtgaaaagaaaacatcagctgTGAGTGGAGTGATGATGAAGAGGCGGAGACCTTCCTCACATTCAACTGCGAAACCAACAGACATCTGATTTCCATCACGTTTTATTGTTGATACCTGGAGCTCTTGTAATGACGTCCTGCTGGTCTCTAACAGAGAATCCCAGTCCAGCAACACGCCTCTAAGAGGATCCCAGTCCAGCTACTGGTCCCACTCTTTAGCTTGCCGAAAGGGTAACAATATATTCCTTCAAGAATCTGATCGATTAATGCCAATGGCCAATGTGGATGACGTCACACTACGTTGCTATGAAGtgaagacgatgatgatgaagatgatgaagctCAGAGAGGAAActcaaacattaatttattgtttttagatTTATATAAAGTTTATTTCACGGGAGGAGAACCTCTTGCATCTATGGCGGCCTCAGTGTCACAACACGATGATGTCACAacaagatgatgtcacagtgtgATGACGTCACAGTGTGTTGACGGTATCTGAGTAAATCGTTTTGAAAACAGAACAAGTAGTCGATGAGGCGTTTGAGTGTATCTGAATGTCACATCGATGTGTTTACTTTCACCTGGACAGTCatatgacaggaagtgacatcatagCGGCTCAGTAAAAGTCCTGGTCGTAGTCTGTCTGTTCCATCAGCTGCTTCATCTCTGACACGCTGTTGGCCAAGTATGACGACAGCTcctctgtcagacacacacacaggtttgggTTGATTTCTCTCGTCACGACTATTGAGGTGTAAATCACATTGACACACTCCTCACCTGCTCCCAGTATTCCCAGTATGGCAGAGGCGGACACAGACCCCAGGATGTTACGAGCGACGCAACGATAGGTTCCTGAATCTCCCGGCCCCGCCCCTTCAATCTGCAGCCAACTGGAGAGCTCGAATTTCAGAGGCCCGCCCCTGGACTGAGGAGACAAAGGTTGTTTTAAACCTGGCGGGTCTTTGAAGGCTTTTTCTCTGGGTGTTCGTGCTGCACCTGGACGGAGATGTGAGGGTCATCTCCGGGGAGGACGACGTCTCGCCCGTCCTTCCTCCACTCGACCAGCGCCATCGGAAACGCAAAGACCTCGCAGAGGAAGACCAGACTGCTGCCCGTCCCGTTGACCTGGCTGTGAGGAGGAACCTTAATGATGGGGACTGAGACAcaagcagaaccagaacaaacAGATTCATCTCAGTCTTAACCTGTGTTAACTTACACACATCTTATTATCATTATGTACAGCAAGACACTAGATTACTAATTAAACTGTCCACTAGTTGAACTCTGTTCATCAGAAGACAGGCAAAAGACATTCAGTTGTGGAAAAACtctagacagacaggtagagatgacagacaggagcagacagacaggtggggcgCACAGACAGGTGTCGTACCTGTCTTGCAGGGGCCCCTCCCTCTGGTGGTGAGTTCCGGTCTGGAGAACGCGGCCTCTCTGAactgacacacactcatgtaCGTGACTCCGTCGCTGCCACACACCGCCTCCTGCtcctcgcacacacacacatcctcctcttcatcttcctcctctcctcctcctcctgctggacgCGGGTCCGCCCGACACAGCATCCCGGTCCCACAGAGCCCGTAGAAGAC
Encoded proteins:
- the LOC137593195 gene encoding kazal-type serine protease inhibitor domain-containing protein 1-like, whose product is MPVMRGLVLLGLCLNLHTCRTLPNPWGAPQLDDDTEAERRGNGTGVLPGCGPCEPDLCPDTRGCRAGAVLDSCGCCKECGNLEGQACDPGDRSVFYGLCGTGMLCRADPRPAGGGGEEEDEEEDVCVCEEQEAVCGSDGVTYMSVCQFREAAFSRPELTTRGRGPCKTVPIIKVPPHSQVNGTGSSLVFLCEVFAFPMALVEWRKDGRDVVLPGDDPHISVQSRGGPLKFELSSWLQIEGAGPGDSGTYRCVARNILGSVSASAILGILGAEELSSYLANSVSEMKQLMEQTDYDQDFY